The genomic stretch TTTTTGTGCAACTGTTATTGCATCATAACTTATTTCATCTTCAGCGCCTACCGCATCAAGAACTTTATCTGCTAACCACAATGTCAACATCTCTTTCACGTCTTGATGCAAGTATTCTGCAAGCTTAATCACCTGTTCACGCTTTGCTCGCCTATCACCTCGTTCAATCTTACTGAACATAGGTGTGTCTATCTCCAATAGTGCTGCCAATTGTCGTTGCAACACGCCCTGCTTATCTCTGAGTTCTCTAATCCTATTTCCAAATAACATAATGTTATGTTTAAGTTTCGATATTATATTGATTTACTACTCTGTCGTTAGTTTCGTCTAATTCAGACGGAATATTATTTGAGAAAT from Phocaeicola dorei encodes the following:
- a CDS encoding helix-turn-helix domain-containing protein → MLFGNRIRELRDKQGVLQRQLAALLEIDTPMFSKIERGDRRAKREQVIKLAEYLHQDVKEMLTLWLADKVLDAVGAEDEISYDAITVAQKHVQK